The DNA region GAGGGCACTTGATTCGGGTATAGAAAGTTCAGGTTGCTCTATTTCGAAGCCTTTAGTGTCTTGCAAATCCAGGAGCTGAGCCAGCGTAAGATATGCCATATCAAGCTGATTTTGTGCAGTTACAACTTGCAACTCATCCGTCGCTGCCTGAGATTCAATCAGAAGTAAGGTTCCTTTGGCAATAGTTCCTGCGTCTAAAAGTTTTTTGGTGCGTTCAACCTGAGCGTTGGTAATATCAAGCTGGCTTTTGGCTACCGAAAGCAGTTCGATGTTGTAAAGTACCTGAAGATAAGCTGTGGCGATGGTTAAAGTAATGTCGTTTTTTATTTTTTCCAAATCATATTGGCTTGCCAAAAAATCAATTTGTTTTTGTTTCAGCGTGTTAAGCAACTGCAGTCCGTTGAATAAAACCAGGCTGCCGCTCAGGTAAAAATTATTCGATTGAACGGTTTGAGATGCAAACTGATTTGTGTACATATCAATGGTTTGGCCATTATTATAAACATGGCTGGCGCTTGCATTAATCGAGGGAAACAACGATGCTATACTCTGGTTGTATTGCAGTTTTGAAAGTTTTGAACTTATTTGCTGCTGTTTGATTTGAATATTGTTGTTTAAAGCATAGGTGATGCAATCATCAAGTGTCCATATTTTTTGAGAAAAAGCCGAATGAACAAAAATATGCAGAACAACAAGACTGATAGTAATAGCTTTTTTCATAATGAAAAATCATGGAGTTGCAAAGATAATTTCTTTTAAGCAGCATAAATAATGAAAAAGGAAAATATTTCACCGCAACTGAAACAAACGAATAATGTGCGTATTTTTGTATGTACTAATTATTACAAATAGATGATAAATAAAATATTTTTCGGCTTACTGTTTCTTTTTTCAGCTTATACGGTTAAAGCACAGCCCTCAACCAAAAGTATAAGCGATACGGTTGATATACTGAATTATGACATTAACCTTCGTCTGGTAAATCTGTCAACCAAAAACATTTCCGGTTTTACAACAATTAAATTTACTCCCAAAGTTGACAATCTTGCTTCGTTAAAACTTGACCTGCTGAAACTCCACATGGATTCTGTCCATTTTGAGAATGCCCCGCTTACAACATATAATTACAATGACACTGTTTTATCAATAAATCTTCCTTCCCCAATGAATATGGATGATACGGCTTATCTGAGCGTTTTTTATCATGGTGCGCCGCAGGTTGATGCTTCGGGCTGGGGAGGTTTTTATTTTACGAACGACAGCAGTTATGCTTACAATCTGGGCGTGGGTTTCGAGGCAGTACCTCATAACTATGGGCGTGTGTGGTTCCCATGTATTGATGATTTTGTTGACCGGGCTACTTATGATTGCAGGATTACAGTAAAAAATGAAAAAATGGCAGTCTGCGGAGGCACGTTGGTTTCTGTAATCGACAATGGTGATAATACCAGTACATATTACTGGAGGCTTCACGACCCCATTCCCACTTATCTTGCATCCGTTGCTGTGGGGCCTTATGTTGCGGTTCAGGATACTTTTGCCGGAATAAACGGGGATATTCCAATAAGTATTTATGTGCCTTCTAACTATATCACTGCCACACAAAATTCATTTATTCATCTGAAAGAAATATTAACCGCTTATGAAACACGTTTCGGGCCTTATCGCTGGGAACGTGTTGGTTATGTCGGCGTCCCCTTTGACGGCGGCGCGATGGAGCATGCAGCCAATATTGCTTATCCATTGATTACAATTAATGGTAATCTGACATACGAATCTCTTTATGCTCACGAACTTGCTCATAACTGGTTCGGAAATCTGGTTACGTGTAGCACAGCCGGTGATATGTGGATAAATGAAGGCTGGGCAAGGCATTGTGAAGCCATTTATCAAGAACATTTGTATGGCATTGATTCTTACAAGCAGGAAATAAGAGATAATCATCTTTATGTGGTCAGGGCATTACATATTGTTGATGATGAATATCGGGCACTTTACGGAATCCCTGATGAATACACATACAGCTCTACAGTTTATGATAAAGGCGCCGATGTGGTTCACACACTTCGGAATTACTTAGGCGACGACTTATTTTTTCCTGCAGTAAAAGCATTAATGGAAACTTACCAGCATAATGATATTTCTTCTTTTGAAATGAGAAATTTCCTTAGCACTCAGACAGGTATTGATTTAACTGATTTTTTTCAGGCATGGGTATTCAGCCCGGGATTTCCGCACTTCTCGATAGATTCTTTTAAAATTACCCAAACCACACCACAGACAAAAGTTAAAGTTTGGGTTAGGCAAAAATTAAATAATCATCCTGATTTTGCAAACTCAAACCATGTGGAGATAACTTTCGGAAAAAACGACTGGCAATTTTATACTGATTCGCTTCATTTTTCAGGTCAGTTTGGCTCTAAAGAGTTTATAGTTCCGTTTGAACCCGATTTTGCAATGATGGATTTTAACGAGAAAATCTCTGATGCAACAACGGATGTTCACAAAGTGTTGAAAACAACGGGCATGATGGATTACCTCACAGCATTGTGTCGCGTGGAAGTTATGAATATTTCAGATTCGGCTTTTGTCAGGGTAGAACACAACTGGGTGGCTCCCGACTCATTAAAAGAAGTAAACCCTGATATAGTAAGGTTGTCAGATTATCATTACTGGAATGTTGATGGAATATTTCCGGAAAATTTCAGGGCAAAAGGCCGTTTTAATTATAACAGGCAGGTGAGTTCATCGCTGGGGAATCTTGATGATGTGTTGCTTTCAACTATTGCTTCAGCGGATTCTTTACTTTTACTATACAGGCCCGGGGCATGGGCTGATTGGAAAATAACACATTTTTCTCGTTGGGGAACTTCAAGCGCGGGAATGCTGATTGCCGATACGCTTAAAAAAGGAGAATATACTTTTGCGATTGGTACACCCTATCTGGCAAACCTTACAGAAAAAACAACAAAAAATCAAATTTTAACGGTATATCCTAATCCCTCAAATAAAATCTTTACTTTTTCGTTTTTGATAAAAGAAAAAGCCCGGTTGGAAATTTATGACATTTCGGGAAAAGAAATTTTTAAAATGAGTCTTCAAAAAAACAGGACTTCTTTTTCATGGGATGCAGCATCGTATCCTCAGGGAACTTATTTTGCAAGGTTGATATCCGAAAATGGCAATCTGCTTGCCGAAACGAAACTAAGTATTGTTAAATAAAGCAGGATGAGGAATTTGTTTTTTTTATTGGTGTTTGCCTGTTCAAATGTTTATTTGTTTTCACAAAATACTTTTACAATTAAACCCGAGAATGCCGATTGTAAAAAACCTGTCGAAATTAAAGACACTATTTTCGGACCTACAAATGCCGCCCCATCAGGATATGGTGCTGTCATGGAAATATCCGGAGAGAAAAACAGCCTGTATGCTTTTGAACAGGAACATAATACCTGCTGGTACTTTTTTAAAGCACCCTATGACGCACAGCTTGAATTTGATATAATTCCTGTAAATAGCAACGATGACTATGATTTTATTTTGTATAAATACAATGGCAGGACTTTTTGCAGCGATGTGGCTGAAAAAAAGATTTTGCCTGTCAGGACATGTATTTCCCGTAATGATAAAAAAATTGGCAGTAAAACAGGCCTCTCAAAAACAGCCATACATGAATTCATTCATTCAGGTCCGGGGCCTTCATATAGCAAAAGCCTGAGGGTGAAAAAAGGTGACATTTTTTACTTAGTTGTTGATAATGTATATCCAAAAGGCTCGGGACATACTATCGTTTTGCATTATACCGATATAAAAAAACCGGCGGAAAATAGTATCACCGAAAACAAAACTTCGGGGAATAATAATCAGCAGAAACCCAAAGTAGTTGTCCCGGAAAATGCCACCGTAAATATCAATATTGTTGATAAGGTTACACAACAACTTGTAAAAGCCAACGTAAAAATATTTTTTAAAAACAAAACCGGAGAAGCCCCTTTATTCTCGTTCGACAGCGTTTCGTCCTGTGTGGCTTCTTTGCCGCTCTCATCATCATTTTCCATAAAAACGGAAGCCGAAGAATATTTTGACCAGATAAAAGACTTTAAAACCAGTGCTACAGGGGAAAATGTAATAATTAAAATTGAACTCGACAGAATAATGGCAGGGCAGAATATTGTTTTTGATAATATTCTTTTTTATGGGAATTCTGCCGCCTTTTTACCCGAGTCAAAACCCGTAATTGATGTTATTGCAAGCACCATGAAACGTAATGGAAAATTAAAGATAGAAATACATGGTCATGTGAATTGCCCTTCTAATTGGGAGGATTGTAATAATATGCAGGAGCACAATATGCAGTTGTCTGTAAACCGTGCCAAAGCAGTATATGACTACCTTGAAGACAAAGGGATTGAAACAAACAGAATGGCATATAAAGGATTTGGCGCTACAAAAATGTTATTTCCCGATGCACGCAGCGAAGACAGAATGAAGAAAAACCGAAGGGTGGAAATTTTAATTATCAGCAACGATTAAACCTTAACCCTTTCGGGTACCTGCTTTTTTTAAGAAGCCAATAATAAAATAAAGAAAAAACATAAACAGTGAAACAGCAGAAATGTATAACCCTGCTTTTACCGGTTTAAAATTGTATCGGAACAAAATTGTGTTTTTACCTTCCGGAACTTGTGCTCCCAACATTCCAAAGTTCACCTTTATAATATCCGACTTTTTTTCATTAACCTGCAATTCCCATCCCGGGTAATAATTCTGAAGCAAACAAAGTAAGCGTGGACTTTTTGTTATGGACTGGATTTTGATTTCGTAAGGCGAAAATGCGGAAATCCATACGGTGTCAACATTTGAATATGTTAAAGGTGAAACTTTGTTAAGTTGGTTATACTCATTTTGCGGCAGGTAACAGATTTTGCTAACAGCAACAGATGATATGTTTTTGTTATGTTTTGCAGAATATTCACTGCAAAATCCCGATGCCAAAAACACAGGAAAGTTATTTATAAGTTTATTAAAATTTTCCGGCAGGGAGTCAACAAGATATGTGTACCCTTTAAAAGCAATAGGCGCAAATCCGTCATAAGCAATATGTTTATGAAACGTGCAAAGATTTTTCCAGAAAGGGCCTTCGTTTAAGCCGCATGTATCACAATTTTGCGAAACAAGCCTGTCGTTTTTTATGTGAAATCCCTCAGGAAATCCTTTGCTGATTTTTTTTACCATTCCGGCATTAAAATTTTTATAATAAACGGTATATGGTGCGTTAAGTTGTGAAGAAAATATGGCATCGGAAACAAAAAGAAAGGCGATAAAAAGAACAAGTTTTTTTCTGTTCTTAATAAAAACAATCCCTATTGTAAAAAATA from Bacteroidales bacterium includes:
- a CDS encoding TolC family protein, which produces MKKAITISLVVLHIFVHSAFSQKIWTLDDCITYALNNNIQIKQQQISSKLSKLQYNQSIASLFPSINASASHVYNNGQTIDMYTNQFASQTVQSNNFYLSGSLVLFNGLQLLNTLKQKQIDFLASQYDLEKIKNDITLTIATAYLQVLYNIELLSVAKSQLDITNAQVERTKKLLDAGTIAKGTLLLIESQAATDELQVVTAQNQLDMAYLTLAQLLDLQDTKGFEIEQPELSIPESSALMQNVEDIFTKASVIQPDIMSAEMKVKSAKKGLSISYGALSPSLILNASYGSGYSGASKSISDITISGYTPIGATESGEIVYGPTYDYAYSKIKFWDQLDRNLNSSIGLYLNIPIFNKWQTQTAIGSSKLSLQNAELMLQNSKNQLLKTIQQAYVDAKAALNRYNAGIKSVEALRESFNYTEQRFNVGLVNSIDYNDAKNKLMKAVSESLNAKYEFVFRIKVLDFYQGKPLTIK
- a CDS encoding T9SS type A sorting domain-containing protein, whose protein sequence is MINKIFFGLLFLFSAYTVKAQPSTKSISDTVDILNYDINLRLVNLSTKNISGFTTIKFTPKVDNLASLKLDLLKLHMDSVHFENAPLTTYNYNDTVLSINLPSPMNMDDTAYLSVFYHGAPQVDASGWGGFYFTNDSSYAYNLGVGFEAVPHNYGRVWFPCIDDFVDRATYDCRITVKNEKMAVCGGTLVSVIDNGDNTSTYYWRLHDPIPTYLASVAVGPYVAVQDTFAGINGDIPISIYVPSNYITATQNSFIHLKEILTAYETRFGPYRWERVGYVGVPFDGGAMEHAANIAYPLITINGNLTYESLYAHELAHNWFGNLVTCSTAGDMWINEGWARHCEAIYQEHLYGIDSYKQEIRDNHLYVVRALHIVDDEYRALYGIPDEYTYSSTVYDKGADVVHTLRNYLGDDLFFPAVKALMETYQHNDISSFEMRNFLSTQTGIDLTDFFQAWVFSPGFPHFSIDSFKITQTTPQTKVKVWVRQKLNNHPDFANSNHVEITFGKNDWQFYTDSLHFSGQFGSKEFIVPFEPDFAMMDFNEKISDATTDVHKVLKTTGMMDYLTALCRVEVMNISDSAFVRVEHNWVAPDSLKEVNPDIVRLSDYHYWNVDGIFPENFRAKGRFNYNRQVSSSLGNLDDVLLSTIASADSLLLLYRPGAWADWKITHFSRWGTSSAGMLIADTLKKGEYTFAIGTPYLANLTEKTTKNQILTVYPNPSNKIFTFSFLIKEKARLEIYDISGKEIFKMSLQKNRTSFSWDAASYPQGTYFARLISENGNLLAETKLSIVK
- a CDS encoding OmpA family protein, with product MRNLFFLLVFACSNVYLFSQNTFTIKPENADCKKPVEIKDTIFGPTNAAPSGYGAVMEISGEKNSLYAFEQEHNTCWYFFKAPYDAQLEFDIIPVNSNDDYDFILYKYNGRTFCSDVAEKKILPVRTCISRNDKKIGSKTGLSKTAIHEFIHSGPGPSYSKSLRVKKGDIFYLVVDNVYPKGSGHTIVLHYTDIKKPAENSITENKTSGNNNQQKPKVVVPENATVNINIVDKVTQQLVKANVKIFFKNKTGEAPLFSFDSVSSCVASLPLSSSFSIKTEAEEYFDQIKDFKTSATGENVIIKIELDRIMAGQNIVFDNILFYGNSAAFLPESKPVIDVIASTMKRNGKLKIEIHGHVNCPSNWEDCNNMQEHNMQLSVNRAKAVYDYLEDKGIETNRMAYKGFGATKMLFPDARSEDRMKKNRRVEILIISND